A window from Setaria italica strain Yugu1 chromosome VIII, Setaria_italica_v2.0, whole genome shotgun sequence encodes these proteins:
- the LOC101770811 gene encoding 4-hydroxyphenylacetaldehyde oxime monooxygenase-like — translation MLVIGLDQFSSRSLLQQQEASPPRGPPPPAAGPQRLPVLGNLHQIMGALPHRSLRELARRHGPVMQLMLGTVPTVVVSSAEAAREVLKPHDSACCSQPVTPGARRLSYGHKDVAFAPYSNCWCEMRKLFIVELLNARRIQASAPDTVHGFALCRGDTPTPPPAWPASPRRSRNRKLCGSGGATSR, via the exons ATGCTAGTCATCGGTCTAGATCAA TTCTCCTCACGCTCGCTCTTGCAACAACAAGAGGCTTCTCCACCAAGGGGGCCGCCTCCACCTGCCGCCGGTCCACAAAGGTTGCCTGTCCTGGGCAACCTGCACCAGATCATGGGCGCGCTGCCCCACCGGAGCCTCCGCGAGCTGGCGCGTCGCCACGGGCCGGTGATGCAGCTGATGCTGGGAACGGTGCCGAccgtggtggtgtcgtcggcagaggcggcgagggaggtgcTAAAGCCGCACGACTCCGCGTGCTGCAGCCAGCCGGTCACGCCGGGGGCGCGGCGGTTGTCGTACGGCCACAAGGACGTGGCGTTCGCGCCCTACAGCAACTGCTGGTGCGAGATGCGCAAGCTCTTCATCGTCGAGCTCCTCAACGCGCGCCGCATCCAGGCCAGTGCACCGGACACCGTCCACGGCTTCGCGCTCTGCCGGGGTGACACGCCAACGCCTCCACCTGCCTGGCCTGCCTCGCCGCGGCGTTCCCGGAACCGGAAGCTCTGCGGCAGTGGGGGCGCAACAAGCAGGTGA